From the Periophthalmus magnuspinnatus isolate fPerMag1 chromosome 1, fPerMag1.2.pri, whole genome shotgun sequence genome, one window contains:
- the golga7ba gene encoding golgin A7 family, member Ba, which yields MATEFHNLQELRHSASLANKVFIQRDYSEGTTCKFQTKFPSELETRIERSLFEDTVKTLNNYYAEAEKIGGQSYLEGCLACATAYLIFLCMETRYEKVLKKIAKYIQEQNEKIYAPRGLLITDPIERGMRVIEISIYEDRGSSGSSSSSSSVSGSTTR from the exons ATGGCGACAGAG TTCCACAACTTGCAGGAGTTAAGGCACAGCGCATCATTGGCCAACAAAGTCTTCATCCAGAGGGACTACAGTGAGGGGACGACGTGCAAGTTTCAGACCAAGTTTCCCTCTGAGCTGGAGACGAGG ATTGAGCGGTCTCTCTTTGAGGATACTGTAAAGACACTCAATAACTATTATGCTGAGGCAGAGAAGATCGGCGGGCAGTCGTACCTGGAGGGTTGTCTGGCCTGTGCTACCGCCTACCTGATATTCCTCTGCATGGAGACACGCTACGAGAAG GTACTGAAGAAAATTGCTAAGTACATCCAGGAGCAGAATGAGAAGATCTACGCTCCCAGAGGCCTGCTCATCACAGATCCTATTGAACGAGGAATGCGAGTT ATTGAAATCTCCATTTATGAGGACCGAGGTTCCAGTGGCTCCAGCTCCAGTAGCAGCTCTGTGTCCGGCAGCACCACACGATGA
- the zfyve27 gene encoding protrudin isoform X1 yields MHSSGVSQDPLQGPTDRGELVHSLSKETAGSPDPSELGSPRSTPNFDLLNMVVSYKRIVLFLEPVADALELTRFLLGWRMPLCSLLVCIFLNIFFCTVNEVGWFTVGVVAVSLPAAFGYLQDRCMGRASEAELQRRRYHAVHRRDLHNVHITKQEAMMEVKDLLKHLDDLLSSACLSAEAVYKVLYWDNHTTSSRFYGGFLIVVYLLYITPLGWVLACLNSAIFLWNNDFYRVLINLKSIFQMGSSNPCEGACEEQDHSHLIERTPTPTSVEDLSPGSVEEAEEAEPDDDFKDAIEEGSVSLQEDDDSGLGAQEFDTISENGLLSRNEPIRSKVSKLTERLRKRYPATSTGNCSSCNAVFSVLKKRRNCSNCGNSFCSRCCSFKVLRSSMGATAPEAQRETVFVCATCNSLLVKLQ; encoded by the exons ATGCACAGCTCAGGAGTGTCCCAGGACCCTTTGCAGGGTCCCACAGACCGAGGAGAACTGGTCCATTCACTGTCTAAAGAAACAGCTGGCTCTCCTGACCCCTCTGAGCTAGGGAGTCCACGCTCTACCCCGAACTTTGACCTTTTGAACATGGTGGTGTCCTATAAGAGGATAGTGTTGTTCCTGGAGCCTGTGGCAGATGCTCTGGAGTTGACTCGCTTCCTGCTCGG aTGGAGGATGCCGCTGTGTTCCCTGCTTGTCTGCATATTTCTCAATATTTTCTTCTGTACTGTAAATGAAG TGGGCTGGTTCACAGTGGGAGTGGTGGCCGTGTCGTTGCCTGCTGCCTTTGGTTACCTGCAGGACAGGTGCATGGGTAGAGCGTCAGAAGCAGAGCTCCAGAGGAGGCGCTACCATGCTGTGCACCGCAGGGACCTGCACAATGTGCACATCACAAAACAAGAGGCCATGATGGAAGTCAAAGATCT GTTAAAACACCTCGATGACCTGCTGTCTTCAGCCTGTCTTTCTGCAGAGGCTGTTTACAAAGTCCTCTACTGGGACAACCATACTACTTCATCAAG ATTTTACGGAGGGTTTTTGATCGTGGTTTATTTGCTCTACATTACTCCTCTGGGCTGGGTGTTGGCATGTCTCAACAGTGCCATTTTTCTCTGGAACAATGACTTCTATAGAG TTCTGATAAACTTGAAAAGTATCTTCCAAATGGGGTCATCAAATCCCTGTGAGGGGGCATGTGAGGAACAGGACCACAGTCACTTGATAGAAAGGACGCCCACACCAACCAGTGTGGAG GACTTGTCTCCTGGAAGTGTTGAGGAAGCTGAGGAGGCGGAGCCTGATGATGACTTCAAAGATGCTATTGAG GAGGGTTCAGTTTCTCTGCAG GAAGATGATGACAGTGGTCTTGGTGCACAGGAGTTTGACACCATTTCTGAAAATGGTCTTCTGAGTCGTAATGAGCCCATTCGCAGTAAAGTGTCAAAGCTAACCGAAAGATTGCGCAAGCGCTACCCTGCAACCagcacag GAAACTGTTCAAGCTGTAACGCTGTCTTCTCAGTTCTGAAGAAAAGG AGAAATTGCAGTAACTGTGGCAACAGCTTCTGCTCACGATGCTGTTCATTTAAGGTGCTGAGATCTTCTATGGGGGCAACTG CTCCAGAGGCCCAAAGAGagactgtgtttgtctgtgccACCTGTAATTCTTTACTTGTCAAGTTACAATGA
- the zfyve27 gene encoding protrudin isoform X2: protein MHSSGVSQDPLQGPTDRGELVHSLSKETAGSPDPSELGSPRSTPNFDLLNMVVSYKRIVLFLEPVADALELTRFLLGWRMPLCSLLVCIFLNIFFCTVNEVGWFTVGVVAVSLPAAFGYLQDRCMGRASEAELQRRRYHAVHRRDLHNVHITKQEAMMEVKDLLKHLDDLLSSACLSAEAVYKVLYWDNHTTSSRFYGGFLIVVYLLYITPLGWVLACLNSAIFLWNNDFYRVLINLKSIFQMGSSNPCEGACEEQDHSHLIERTPTPTSVEDLSPGSVEEAEEAEPDDDFKDAIEEDDDSGLGAQEFDTISENGLLSRNEPIRSKVSKLTERLRKRYPATSTGNCSSCNAVFSVLKKRRNCSNCGNSFCSRCCSFKVLRSSMGATAPEAQRETVFVCATCNSLLVKLQ, encoded by the exons ATGCACAGCTCAGGAGTGTCCCAGGACCCTTTGCAGGGTCCCACAGACCGAGGAGAACTGGTCCATTCACTGTCTAAAGAAACAGCTGGCTCTCCTGACCCCTCTGAGCTAGGGAGTCCACGCTCTACCCCGAACTTTGACCTTTTGAACATGGTGGTGTCCTATAAGAGGATAGTGTTGTTCCTGGAGCCTGTGGCAGATGCTCTGGAGTTGACTCGCTTCCTGCTCGG aTGGAGGATGCCGCTGTGTTCCCTGCTTGTCTGCATATTTCTCAATATTTTCTTCTGTACTGTAAATGAAG TGGGCTGGTTCACAGTGGGAGTGGTGGCCGTGTCGTTGCCTGCTGCCTTTGGTTACCTGCAGGACAGGTGCATGGGTAGAGCGTCAGAAGCAGAGCTCCAGAGGAGGCGCTACCATGCTGTGCACCGCAGGGACCTGCACAATGTGCACATCACAAAACAAGAGGCCATGATGGAAGTCAAAGATCT GTTAAAACACCTCGATGACCTGCTGTCTTCAGCCTGTCTTTCTGCAGAGGCTGTTTACAAAGTCCTCTACTGGGACAACCATACTACTTCATCAAG ATTTTACGGAGGGTTTTTGATCGTGGTTTATTTGCTCTACATTACTCCTCTGGGCTGGGTGTTGGCATGTCTCAACAGTGCCATTTTTCTCTGGAACAATGACTTCTATAGAG TTCTGATAAACTTGAAAAGTATCTTCCAAATGGGGTCATCAAATCCCTGTGAGGGGGCATGTGAGGAACAGGACCACAGTCACTTGATAGAAAGGACGCCCACACCAACCAGTGTGGAG GACTTGTCTCCTGGAAGTGTTGAGGAAGCTGAGGAGGCGGAGCCTGATGATGACTTCAAAGATGCTATTGAG GAAGATGATGACAGTGGTCTTGGTGCACAGGAGTTTGACACCATTTCTGAAAATGGTCTTCTGAGTCGTAATGAGCCCATTCGCAGTAAAGTGTCAAAGCTAACCGAAAGATTGCGCAAGCGCTACCCTGCAACCagcacag GAAACTGTTCAAGCTGTAACGCTGTCTTCTCAGTTCTGAAGAAAAGG AGAAATTGCAGTAACTGTGGCAACAGCTTCTGCTCACGATGCTGTTCATTTAAGGTGCTGAGATCTTCTATGGGGGCAACTG CTCCAGAGGCCCAAAGAGagactgtgtttgtctgtgccACCTGTAATTCTTTACTTGTCAAGTTACAATGA
- the LOC129456256 gene encoding zinc finger protein 311-like, which translates to MKTTAAKNEINFLNSSLNTGFEMPLTLRENLTSAIHGAFEVAVEIAVLEVTKLMSVATGDMYDKMRQENETLKEELQKAQAIIDSVRGKGRNNASKMNQLVQDDSALNITTHDDNDVQNRKETYSADQPLSSVHQEDEKDAQYDTSEDDADLGSHGQETHLANACVEATQTKNSLKKSNVTETNEEMPLYCAVKVEKNNNPPCIGEKSEAHSLPVTFPDNSARQLVKVKLEKPEEELISSNFLVDSFKEEVISQLQSEILEEWTPGGSHYESEEQNETLSAHSQARGHPSNMDFNLDLALESSSVNADFPVHGTDHQAPSQEHRPPHIYGGPVRRNQGNAKSSLHTCRLCGQTFPLPSLLRRHYGQCQQKLSQRIYVPAVGGKRTKLQLYPPGCSPFRCPECNREFNRMENLKTHLRIHTGERPYKCSVCSTAFRHSGALTRHFRIHTGEKPYVCGLCGKSFRNCGGLKFHQRSHNKQLQS; encoded by the exons ATGAAGACCACTGCTGCTAAGAATGAGATTAATTTCTTAAACTCTTCTCTCAATACTGGGTTTGAGATGCCTTTGACTCTACGGGAGAACCTCACGTCCGCCATACACGGGGCGTTTGAGGTAGCGGTGGAAATCGCAGTTCTCGAGGTGACCAAATTGATGTCTGTTGCTACTGGGGACATGTATGACAAGATGCGACAGGAGAATGAGACGCTAAAGGAAGAATTACAAAAAGCCCAAGCTATAATAGACTCTGTGCGTGGTAAAGGTAGAAATAATGCCTCTAAAATGAACCAACTTGTGCAAGACGACTCTGCATTAAATATAACAACACACGATGACAACGATGTCCAAAATAGAAAAGAGACTTATTCTGCTGATCAGCCTCTGTCCAGCGTGCATCAAGAGGACGAAAAAGACGCACAATATGATACAAGCGAAGATGATGCTGATTTAGGATCACATGGACAAGAAACTCATTTGGCAAATGCATGTGTTGAAGCTACGCAGACTAAAAATTCTCTCAAAAAATCAAATGTCACAG AAACCAATGAAGAAATGCCCCTATATTGTGCcgtgaaagtggaaaaaaataataacccGCCCTGTATTGGTGAGAAAAGCGAAGCCCACAGTCTACCAGTGACTTTTCCTGACAATTCTGCACGTCAGCTGGTCAAAGTCAAGCTGGAGAAACCAGAGGAAGAACTAATTTCTTCAAATTTTCTGGTAGACTCGTTTAAAGAGGAAGTAATTTCACAACTTCAGTCAGAAATACTGGAAGAGTGGACACCAGGAGGGTCTCATTATGAAAGTGAAGAACAAAATGAGACATTATCAGCTCATAGTCAAGCACGTG GTCATCCTTCAAATATGGACTTCAATCTAGACCTGGCCCTCGAGTCTTCATCTGTTAATGCGGACTTTCCAGTTCATGGGACTGATCATCAAGCTCCATCTCAAGAACATCGTCCCCCTCATATCTATGGAGGTCCTGTCCGTCGTAATCAGGGTAACGCCAAATCAAGTCTTCACACCTGCAGGTTGTGTGGCCAGACTTTCCCTTTGCCCAGCTTGCTAAGGCGCCACTATGGTCAATGTCAGCAGAAACTCAGCCAGCGTATCTATGTCCCAGCGGTTGGAGGTAAACGGACTAAACTCCAGCTCTACCCCCCTGGCTGCAGCCCTTTTCGGTGTCCAGAATGCAACCGTGAATTTAACCGCATGGAAAATCTTAAAACGCACCTTCGTATTCATACAGGAGAGCGGCCATATAAGTGCTCTGTTTGCTCTACAGCCTTCAGGCACTCAGGAGCTCTAACTCGACACTTCCGAATCCATACAGGAGAGAAGCCCTATGTGTGTGGGCTTTGTGGAAAATCCTTTAGAAACTGTGGTGGACTAAAATTTCATCAGCGTTCACACAACAAACAGCTGCAGAGTTGA